A window of the Arachis duranensis cultivar V14167 chromosome 5, aradu.V14167.gnm2.J7QH, whole genome shotgun sequence genome harbors these coding sequences:
- the LOC107490697 gene encoding LOW QUALITY PROTEIN: peptidyl-prolyl cis-trans isomerase FKBP62 (The sequence of the model RefSeq protein was modified relative to this genomic sequence to represent the inferred CDS: inserted 1 base in 1 codon), whose product MMQKEKTEHFPDYQNGTVVLKSDGVEFTVEGYFCPALAKAVMTMKKGENVILTVKPEYAFGENGRPASGDEGAVPRNASLXKTKDKKVLKKTLKEGEGYERPNDGAVVLSIMILFIRFTILLVVVVEFIIFIVSVKLIGKLQDGTVFVKKGEDDEQPFEFKIDEEQVIDGLDKAVMNI is encoded by the exons ATGATGCAAAAGGAAAAGACAGAGCATTTTCCGGATTATCAGA ATGGGACGGTTGTTTTGAAATCTGATGGGGTGGAGTTCACCGTGGAAG GTTATTTCTGTCCTGCATTGGCCAAGGCTGTGATGACAATGAAGAAGGGAGAGAACGTCATCTTGACCGTGAAGCCAGAAT ATGCATTTGGTGAGAATGGAAGACCAGCATCAGGTGATGAAGGTGCCGTGCCTCGGAATGCTTCTC CAAAAACCAAGGATAAGAAGGTTCTCAAGAAGACCCTGAAGGAGGGAGAGGGATATGAACGTCCCAATGATGGAGCTGTGGTTCTCAGCATTATGATTCTTTTTATTCGATTTACTATCTTATTGGTTGTGGTTGTTGAATTCATTATTTTCATCGTTTCAGTGAAACTTATTGGTAAGCTGCAAGATGGGACTGTTTTTGTGAAGAAGGGTGAGGATGATGAGCAGCCATTTGAGTTCAAAATTGACGAGGAGCAAGTGATTGATGGACTTGATAAAGCTGTAATGAACATTTAA